One Sulfolobus sp. S-194 DNA segment encodes these proteins:
- a CDS encoding transcriptional regulator: MPEEFKEIIDFIKSPVFSRSARIGILLVLLAVDKITFTDLLNSVEMSKSSLYSHLKVLEENGMIEIKDVFTLTRPRTIIQITPKGKAMIEKYLELLENYVKKRK; this comes from the coding sequence ATGCCAGAAGAATTTAAGGAGATTATTGATTTTATAAAATCGCCAGTATTCTCAAGATCGGCTAGAATAGGTATTTTACTTGTCTTATTGGCAGTCGATAAAATTACATTTACTGACCTTCTTAATTCGGTTGAAATGTCTAAGTCTTCCCTGTATTCTCATTTAAAGGTATTAGAGGAAAACGGAATGATAGAAATAAAGGACGTTTTTACTTTAACAAGACCGAGGACTATTATTCAGATAACTCCTAAGGGAAAAGCAATGATAGAAAAATACTTGGAACTTTTAGAAAATTATGTGAAGAAAAGAAAATGA